One part of the Athene noctua chromosome Z, bAthNoc1.hap1.1, whole genome shotgun sequence genome encodes these proteins:
- the CKS2 gene encoding cyclin-dependent kinases regulatory subunit 2: MAHKQIYYSDKYFDDQYEYRHVMLPRELSKQVPKSHLMSEEEWRRLGVQQSLGWVHYMIHEPEPHILLFRRPLPKDDKK, translated from the exons ATGGCTCACAAGCAGATCTACTATTCTGACAAGTATTTTGACGATCAGTACGAGTACCG ACATGTGATGCTGCCAAGAGAACTTTCAAAACAAGTGCCAAAATCCCATCTAATGTCCGAAGAAGAGTGGAGACGACTTGGTGTTCAGCAAAGTCTTGGCTGGGTTCACTATATGATCCATGAGCCAG aaccGCATATTCTTCTCTTCCGAAGACCTCTTCCAAAGGATGATAAGAAATGA